The following proteins are encoded in a genomic region of Streptomyces sp. NBC_01723:
- a CDS encoding DoxX family protein, protein MNCYDRRDLGLLLLRLGTGGVLAAHGAQKLLGWFGGGGIEGTGQAMEAMGYEPGRTSAVMAGLAEAGGGTLLALGLATPAAGAAAAGAMVGAAAVHAPNGFFAQAGGYEYAASLALTATGLAVTGPGRLSLDHALGHAVNRNWMVPAAFAATAAATAVVVGARNKRVRKAAEGEQEPLFD, encoded by the coding sequence GGCCTGCTGCTGCTCCGACTGGGTACCGGCGGCGTACTGGCCGCACACGGGGCGCAGAAGCTGCTCGGCTGGTTCGGCGGTGGCGGCATCGAGGGGACCGGCCAGGCCATGGAGGCCATGGGCTACGAGCCCGGCCGGACCAGCGCGGTCATGGCCGGCCTGGCGGAGGCGGGCGGCGGGACCCTGCTGGCGCTGGGCCTGGCCACCCCGGCCGCGGGTGCCGCGGCGGCCGGCGCGATGGTGGGCGCGGCGGCGGTGCACGCCCCGAACGGCTTCTTCGCCCAGGCCGGCGGCTACGAGTACGCCGCGTCCCTCGCCCTGACCGCCACCGGGCTCGCGGTCACCGGCCCCGGCCGCCTCTCCCTCGACCACGCGCTCGGCCACGCGGTCAACCGCAACTGGATGGTCCCGGCCGCCTTCGCGGCGACGGCGGCGGCCACGGCGGTCGTCGTCGGTGCCCGCAACAAGCGGGTACGGAAGGCGGCCGAGGGCGAGCAGGAGCCACTGTTCGACTGA